CTTGTCTCGACCAGAACCCTTCCCCTTTCAGGATCAGACGCAGTGGACATGTTTGGCGACGAATCCTTCCGCATAACCTCATCTTGAGCTGCTTCCAGATCCAATGACGAGAACGGAACCTCAACAAAATAAATAGGAACAGTGGGGTACTTTCGTTTAACCGGATCAGCCAATGAAATAGTCGAAGAATCCTTGATGTAGACCCTCAAACCGGAATAGTCACGACAAAACTCGACCCCGCCCCACACATCGCGATGCTCACTAAAAATACTCGCCAATTCATCACCAGCGTTATTGACTTCCCTGGAAGACGAACCATCCCAGGAAGCATCCCCATTCTCAGACCGAGGACTCTCACAGATGACAGGAGCCAGCTCCTCCTTTTCTGGCAAAGCTTGGGATACCCCCGCCTGAAGAGCACCACAGCAGAGAACTCCACCTAGCGCCAAGGCCAACGATGAATTCTTTTTCATGGCCGCCACCTGTCCTATCGTTCGCAAGGCAACCGAAATAGTTGTTATATTCGCGTGTATCAATGAGAAGCCTCGCTGCGTCCCGTTTATATTGTAGCACTTGAACACACCAACCAAGACCGCGACGAGACTCGCATAAAGTCCCCGGGTAGCCAGGGGCCATGCCTCAAACACTTTTCCCCGTGAAGTGAGTGTCGGCCACGATGGGGTGTGAGCACCAAGAAGTATGCCCGGGCCTACCAGGCCGCTTCGAAGAAGGACAAGGGCCGGATCTGGGATCAGGTCGTGGAGGTGACCAGCTGGAACCGTGGCCCAGCCAGACAGCAGTTGAAGGCCCGTCTGTGCCAGGTCCCAGGCCGTGCCAGCGCCACGGTCGCGGTCATCGACCGACACCACACCAAGGCCTGTCAGCTCAGGTTCTCCCCGCACTCCACGATCCGATGCCACCACACCTGTCCATCGTCAGTCAGTATGTACACCTTGCCTGGCGCGACGTGGCAGTCCGCGTCAGTGGGAACGGGTGTGTCGCCCAGGATTCCGGACTTGCGGATCTCACGCATATCGGCGTCACTGTAAGGGCCTTGTGGCACGACTTCCTCCGCTTGACCTGACGGTGTTACCCAGCACACCCAGGCTTTGTGTCCCTTGATGTGGGCAACATTGGATGTGGTCAGTTCTTGAGCGCGGTCAAGCTGACCCCGGTCTCGGCACATAGCCAGTGCCGCTGATGATGTGGTCGCGACCGGTGATGAGGCCGGGTCGTCGGGCTTCGGGGTCGAGGTGCACGCCGTAGCCATCCCTACGATCACGACGATAGCACCCCACCATGCCGAGCTTCTCTTTACCATCCGACTGAGCTTTTCCATGCGCGAACTCCACTCAATTGCGTGGCGTAGTGGGTGCATCGTTTTTGTGTCCCCGGCTTCCACCACGAGTAACCTCTAACCAGGCCTGCATAGACCATCTTTCCGGACCCATTGTTATAATACATTTCGTGAACTGCGATCCTGCATGGATTGGCCAGTGAAGCGGCCACGCCCATCCCGAAACAGGGCTGCATGAGCAGACAGGGCGCCGCCGCGGCGCCGAGCCCCCATGCCACCGCGGGAACGAAACGCGGTCGTTTCAGCCAGTCAGGATCGGCGACAGCCAGCGCTAGGGCGAAGCCAGTCCCGATGGCGTAATGAGCCGCCCAACCCAGAGCCTTCTCGTACGGGACGGGCTCGGCCGCCATGATCGGGTCGTGCTGGAAGACACCTTCAGGCATGTGCCCGAGCCACCGACCAACCAGGGCGTAGTCCAATGACCTGGTGCCACGCGTACGGCGAAGCACCTCTGCTACTGCGTCCATTACCAGGGTTGCCCCCACCCCGACCACAGCAGCTTGGACAAGTTCTCCGACACCAATACGCATGACCTGCATCTCTCGTAGACAGGTACCCATCACCGCGCACCCATCAAGGTCCTGGCAACTGTTCTTGCTGATTCAGCAAAGCCCAATCAACGTCTCCGGCCAGTACAGCTAGGTCGTGATCGTGACTTCAGGTGACCTCCACCTCCGCGTGCGACAGTCGAGGACCTTGTAGCGCCCATTGACCGTCTCAGCCAAGACATCCTCAAGCCCCTCTTGACTCCGATGAAAGTCTTTGCAAGACTCACCATTGCTTGCAAGAGGACAGCAAAGCCCCGCCTCCCATCGCAAGTTTCCCGCTCGACGACGAGCGTCGAGCAGCCTCGAAAGGTGTGACCCCCATGTCAGACATCACCCGTCGCTCAGTACTCGCAGGAAGCATCGGTGCGGCTGCCGTCGGCATCCTGTCCGCATGTGGCGGCGAGGATTCCCCCTCGTCATCGACCTCTTCAGCCTCCGGTGCCGCATCCTCGCCAGCCGAAGCCGCTGGCTCGATTCTCGTGTGGACCGATTCCAACCGTGAGCCCGTCCTACGCAAGGTCGCCGAACAGTTCAAGAAGGACACCGGCGTTACCGTCAA
The genomic region above belongs to Cutibacterium equinum and contains:
- a CDS encoding DUF2938 family protein, with the protein product MQVMRIGVGELVQAAVVGVGATLVMDAVAEVLRRTRGTRSLDYALVGRWLGHMPEGVFQHDPIMAAEPVPYEKALGWAAHYAIGTGFALALAVADPDWLKRPRFVPAVAWGLGAAAAPCLLMQPCFGMGVAASLANPCRIAVHEMYYNNGSGKMVYAGLVRGYSWWKPGTQKRCTHYATQLSGVRAWKSSVGW